The Geotrypetes seraphini chromosome 8, aGeoSer1.1, whole genome shotgun sequence genome includes a region encoding these proteins:
- the RAN gene encoding GTP-binding nuclear protein Ran — protein sequence MASQAEPQVQFKLVLVGDGGTGKTTFVKRHLTGEFEKKYVATLGVEVHPLVFHTNRGPIKFNVWDTAGQEKFGGLRDGYYIQAQCAIIMFDVTSRVTYKNVPNWHRDLVRVCENIPIVLCGNKVDIKDRKVKAKSIVFHRKKNLQYYDISAKSNYNFEKPFLWLARKLIGDPNLEFVAMPALAPPEVVMDPALAAQYEQDLQIAQTTALPDEDDDL from the exons ATGGCATCTCAAGCAGAACCACAAGTTCAGTTTAAG CTGGTCTTGGTTGGGGATGGTGGTACTGGCAAGACTACCTTTGTGAAACGTCACTTGACTGGTGAATTTGAGAAGAAATATGTAG CTACACTGGGCGTTGAAGTTCATCCTCTGGTGTTCCACACTAACAGAGGCCCAATTAAATTTAATGTATGGGATACAGCTGGTCAGGAGAAATTTGGTGGTCTTAGAGACGGTTATTATATCCAAG CTCAGTGTGCCATCATTATGTTTGATGTCACATCAAGAGTTACATACAAGAATGTTCCCAACTGGCATAGAGATCTGGTACGAGTATGTGAAAATATCCCTATTGTGTTGTGTGGCAACAAAGTGGATATTAAGGACAGGAAAGTCAAGGCAAAATCCATTGTCTTCCATAGGAAAAAGAACCTTCAG TACTATGATATTTCAGCCAAGAGTAACTACAACTTTGAGAAGCCCTTCCTTTGGCTTGCCAGAAAGCTAATTGGTGATCCTAATTTGGAGTTTGTAGCCATGCCTGCTCTTGCACCACCAGAGGTAGTTATGGACCCAGCATTGGCAGCACAATATGAGCAAGATTTACAG ATTGCTCAGACTACTGCACTGCCAGATGAAGATGATGACCTGTGA